GCAGGCGACCTCTCCATTCAGGGATTCGCCGACGGCTTGAGCGTCAATAAGGGCGAAACCGTTCGCTTCAAAATAGATGTGACGGGCGCTGCCACCGACTACACCATTAAAATCTACCGCCTCGGTTACTACGGCGGCGACGGCGCCCGCCTCGTGGCCGACCTCGGCACCTTCACCGGCGTGGCCCAGCCCGCACCCGCCACCGACCCCGTCACTGGCCTGGTGGATTGCGGCACTTGGGCCGAATCGGCCAATTGGGCTGTACCCTCTGGCGCAGTGTCGGGCATCTACATTGCCAAACTGACCCGGCTCGACAACAACGGCGCGAGCCACATTGCCTTCATCGTGCGCGATGACGAGGGCAACGCCGATTTGTTGTTCAAAACGATGGATGCCACTTGGCAGGCCTACAATGGCTATGGAGGCAACAGCTTCTATACTGGCAGCGTGCCGGGATTCCCCAATGGTCATGCAGCAAAAATTAGCTACAACCGCCCTTTTTTGACGCGCGGCGGCGGCGGCGGCAGCAGCTCGTCGGAAGATTGGTTGTTCAACGCGGAGTATCCGATGATTCGTTTTCTGGAACGCAATGGCTACCACGTCAGTTACACCACCGACCTTGACATGGAGCGCGACCCCGACCCCATTGACACTGACCACAAGGTCATTTTGTCAGTCGGCCACGACGAGTATTGGTCGGCAGCCGAGCGCACGAAATTTGAAAACGCCCGCAACGCCGGGGTACACTTGGCTTTTTTTAGCGGTAATGAAGTGTATTGGAAAACGCGCTGGGAGAACAGCATTGACGGCAACAACGACCCCGTGCGCACCCTTGTTTGCTATAAAGAAGGAACATTGGGAGAAAATGTCTGCGGAAACAAATGTGACCCGGAAGTAAATATCTGGACCGGACTGTGGCGCGACGGCTGTGCGTTCTCGCCTCCTGCGGATGGCTGCAATCCCGAAAATGCCCTCACTGGCCAAATAAGTTGGGATGGCACCACAGGCCCCATTAGGGTGCCAGATGCTTTCAAGGATTTGCGTTTTTGGCGCAACACGCCCAACGTCTCCACGCTCGGCAACGGGCAAACTTGGACGATGCCCGATGGCACCCTCGGTTATGAATGGAACTGGGAACAGGCGGCCTACGAATCGAGCAACCCGCGCGGACGCATCCTCATGTCGAGCACACTGCAAAATGGACATACCCACAAATTGTCGCTCTATCGCCATTCCAGCGGCGCGTATGTGTTTGGTGCCGGCACCGTGCAATGGTCTTGGGGACTCGACGAGGTGCACGACCGGGGCAACGAACCCACCAGCCCCGATATGCAGCAGGCTACTATCAATCTGTTTGCGGATATGGGCGTTCAGCCCGCCACGTTGATGGCGGGCTTGGTGGCTGCCACTGCTTCTACCGATGTTGACCCGCCCAGTGCTGTCATCACGACACCATTGGACGGGGAGATTTTCCCCAACAACTCCAATGTCACGATTTCCGGCACAGCCTCCGACGCAGGGGGTGGGGTAGTGGCAGGTGTGGAAGTCTCGGTGGACGGCGGCACCACTTGGCAGGTCGCCACCGGCACCACCAACTGGACATACGCTTGGGTGCCGACGGTGGAGGCGACCTACGTCATCAAAAGCCGCGCATTCGACGACACTGGCAACATGGAAACACCCGATACGCCGCCCGCTGCCAATGCCATCACGGTGGAGATCAGCGGTGCCTTGCCTTGTCCTTGCTCCTTGTTTTTGCCGAGCAATACGCCTGCTATTCCGTTAGAAAACGACAACAATGGCGGCATCGTAAATGGCATGAGATTCCGCGCTGCTGAGGATGGCTTCATCACGGGGGTGCGTTTTTACAAAGGCGCAGGCAATACTGGCAATCATGTCGGCCAACTCTGGACTAACAACGGCTCCCTGTTGGCTACCGTTGATTTTGAAAACGAAACCGCTTCTGGTTGGCAAGAACAGGCTTTTGCAAACCCGCAAGCCATCGTCGCCAATACCACTTATGTCATCTCTGTATTCAATGACAACGGCAATTATGCCGTCACAGACCCCTACTTCACAAGTGCCGTCGTGAATGGCCCCTTGCGCGGCCTTGCCGACGGTGAGGACGGACCCAACGGCGTGTACCTTTATACCAACACGCCCGCATTCCCCACTCAGACTTTCAATGCCAGCAACTATTGGGTGGACGTGGTGTTTGAAACCAATGTCGGCCCGGACGAGACACCGCCGACCGTCAGTTCCACCGTGCCCGGTGCAGGAGCCTCCGGGGTGAACATCAACGCCAACGTGAGCGCGACCTTTAACGAGGCTATTGACCCGGCTACGGTGAACTCAAACACGGTCGAACTGCTCGACCCCTCGAACATGAGCGTGCCAGCCACCATTTCCTACAACGTCGGCACACGGACCGCTATCATTGACCCCATTTCCGCATTAGAATACAGCACGACCTACACGGCGAGAATAGTCGGTGGCGGCACTGACCCGCGCATCAAGGATTTGGCGGGCAATGCTTTGGCAGCCGATTATACTTGGACATTCACCACCTCCGCCCCACCGCCACCGCCGCCCTCCGAAGGGCCGGGCGGGCCGATTTTGGTGGTCAGTTCGGCGGCCAACCCATTCAGCCGCTATCCGGTCGAGTTTTTGCGCACAGAGGGTTTCAACGAATTTTTTGCGGCGGACATCTCCGAAGTGGACGCGACGATGTTGAACGGTTATGATGTCGTGATTTTGGGTGAAATGGCATTGTCGGGCACGCAAGTCACGTTGTTCAGCAACTGGGTGGACGCGGGCGGCACATTTATCGCCTTCCGTCCCGATGCACAATTGTCCACGCTGCTTGGCATCACGTCCGCCGGCGGCACCCTTTCGGAAGGTTATTTATTGGTGAATACTGCCTCCGGCCCCGGTGTGGGCATCGTGGGGCAAACGATTCAATTTCACGGTACCGCCGACCAATACAACCTCAACGGCGCGACGAGTTTGGCCACGCTTTATTCAAATGCCAACACGGCCACTTCATTCCCCGCGGCGACGCTGCGCGAAGTAGGCGCCAACGGAGGCAAGGCGGTTGCGTTCACCTACGACCTTGCCCGCTCTGTGGTGCTGACCCGCCAAGGCAATCCCGCTTGGGCAGGACAAAACCGCGAGACGACCGACGGTGTGATTCGTTCCAATGACCTTTTCTTCGGAAATGCCGCTGGCGACCCGCAACCTGATTGGGTGAATCTCGACAAGGTTGCCATTCCGCAAGCCGACGAGCAGTTGCGCTTGCTGTCGAACATCATCATTCAAGGCAATTTGCACCGCAAACCCCTGCCGCGCTTTTGGTTTTTGCCAAGTGGTTTCAAAGCTGCCGTGGTGATGACCGGCGACGACCACGGGGTGGGTCTCACCAGTTCGTTTTTCAACGACTTCCTCGCGGCGAGCAGCGGTAACACACCTGCTGATGTGGCAAACTGGACGGCCGTGCGCGGCTCTTCCTACATTTATCCCAACACGCCCTTACCGGGTGCCGACACTTACCAAAGTCAGGGTTTTGAAGTCAGTGTGCACGTCAGTACTGGCTGCGCCAACTGGACACCCGCCACGTTGCCCAACTTTTTTGCCAACGACTTGACGGCCTTCGCGAATAATTTCCCCAACATCAACCCGCCCGCCACCCACCGCACGCACTGCATCGCGTGGAGCGATTTTGTCAGCAAGGCACTCGTGCAGGTTGCCAACGGCATCCGGCTCGACGTGAACTACTACTACTGGCCGGGCAGCTGGGTGCAAGACCGCGCAGGTATGTTCACGGGTTCCGGTCTGCCGATGCGTTTTGCGGACGAGGATGGCAATTTGATTGACTGCTACCAAGTGGCGACGCAATTCACCGACGAATCGGGCCAAAATTTCCCCTCGCACCATCAGCAGGTGATAGACAAGGCGGTTGGCTCGGAAGGATATTATGGGGTGTTTTGTGCCAATTTTCACACCGACCGCGAATCTTCCCGCGCTTTGGCGGCTGGCCTCATATCCCATGCTCAAGCCAACAACGTGCCTGTGGTGTCGGCCAAACAAATGCTCGACTGGCTTGATGGGCGCAATGGCTCGTCGTTCGGCGCCATCACATGGAATGTCAACGAATTGAGTTTCGACATCGCTGTGGGTGCCAATGCGAACAACCTGCGCGGCATGGTGCCGGTGGTTTCA
This genomic interval from Saprospiraceae bacterium contains the following:
- a CDS encoding DUF4082 domain-containing protein, whose amino-acid sequence is MNKLVRPLAVFLLLFVVCFYVPLIAQNPIVTENALSGNPPSEWELPSPNAGDLSIQGFADGLSVNKGETVRFKIDVTGAATDYTIKIYRLGYYGGDGARLVADLGTFTGVAQPAPATDPVTGLVDCGTWAESANWAVPSGAVSGIYIAKLTRLDNNGASHIAFIVRDDEGNADLLFKTMDATWQAYNGYGGNSFYTGSVPGFPNGHAAKISYNRPFLTRGGGGGSSSSEDWLFNAEYPMIRFLERNGYHVSYTTDLDMERDPDPIDTDHKVILSVGHDEYWSAAERTKFENARNAGVHLAFFSGNEVYWKTRWENSIDGNNDPVRTLVCYKEGTLGENVCGNKCDPEVNIWTGLWRDGCAFSPPADGCNPENALTGQISWDGTTGPIRVPDAFKDLRFWRNTPNVSTLGNGQTWTMPDGTLGYEWNWEQAAYESSNPRGRILMSSTLQNGHTHKLSLYRHSSGAYVFGAGTVQWSWGLDEVHDRGNEPTSPDMQQATINLFADMGVQPATLMAGLVAATASTDVDPPSAVITTPLDGEIFPNNSNVTISGTASDAGGGVVAGVEVSVDGGTTWQVATGTTNWTYAWVPTVEATYVIKSRAFDDTGNMETPDTPPAANAITVEISGALPCPCSLFLPSNTPAIPLENDNNGGIVNGMRFRAAEDGFITGVRFYKGAGNTGNHVGQLWTNNGSLLATVDFENETASGWQEQAFANPQAIVANTTYVISVFNDNGNYAVTDPYFTSAVVNGPLRGLADGEDGPNGVYLYTNTPAFPTQTFNASNYWVDVVFETNVGPDETPPTVSSTVPGAGASGVNINANVSATFNEAIDPATVNSNTVELLDPSNMSVPATISYNVGTRTAIIDPISALEYSTTYTARIVGGGTDPRIKDLAGNALAADYTWTFTTSAPPPPPPSEGPGGPILVVSSAANPFSRYPVEFLRTEGFNEFFAADISEVDATMLNGYDVVILGEMALSGTQVTLFSNWVDAGGTFIAFRPDAQLSTLLGITSAGGTLSEGYLLVNTASGPGVGIVGQTIQFHGTADQYNLNGATSLATLYSNANTATSFPAATLREVGANGGKAVAFTYDLARSVVLTRQGNPAWAGQNRETTDGVIRSNDLFFGNAAGDPQPDWVNLDKVAIPQADEQLRLLSNIIIQGNLHRKPLPRFWFLPSGFKAAVVMTGDDHGVGLTSSFFNDFLAASSGNTPADVANWTAVRGSSYIYPNTPLPGADTYQSQGFEVSVHVSTGCANWTPATLPNFFANDLTAFANNFPNINPPATHRTHCIAWSDFVSKALVQVANGIRLDVNYYYWPGSWVQDRAGMFTGSGLPMRFADEDGNLIDCYQVATQFTDESGQNFPSHHQQVIDKAVGSEGYYGVFCANFHTDRESSRALAAGLISHAQANNVPVVSAKQMLDWLDGRNGSSFGAITWNVNELSFDIAVGANANNLRGMVPVVSAVGTLLGITRNGGAVSYTTEVIKGIEYAFFPADAGAYIATYGVDVTPPEITSVTATPNANGTEATVTWNTNESANSLVQYGTNPNNLNMSGSNAAPTLSHSILLTGLTPGTLYYYRVTSEDGVGNSATEPEPPAAPLSFVTPLGPCAVDGTFAQFSLGTPDANTLVVPDGDGAVILNPAVNEEFDGVATPAGWTDGAWGGGGTVVVGGGTVTVNGAHLATNATYGPGTSIEFEATFLAGPFQNVGFSTDFDFNSPWVTIGTGSGGDGVYARRDGAADVSLGAGLLGSTHRYKIVWTATNFEFYVDGANTPAATIAYTVGTNMVAQISDFPVGGQALAVNRIRISPYPAAGSFTSQVHDAGEQRNWEQASWTEKLPTGTVLQIFQRQGDTPTPDGTWTAFSAIPSNGANIGGTSRYIQYRADLSTSNAAHTPVLEGIVFACSPVTGIPQHIRVKGNGVEIANRALTVSLADHTDFGSANVSGSTISRTFTIENVPNALSLNLTGVPLVTIADRNALDFTVTAQPSTPIAGGGSTTFTIEFDPSAQGLRSAIVIITHDDFPGNPFVFTINGTGTGL